A genome region from Musa acuminata AAA Group cultivar baxijiao chromosome BXJ3-5, Cavendish_Baxijiao_AAA, whole genome shotgun sequence includes the following:
- the LOC135638731 gene encoding uncharacterized protein LOC135638731 isoform X1 translates to MDCDDDDFQSQNFQLIGEDNDVFPQSIQPYAPPKFDIDDHFQAHLRLDSLAETGLLLGIQSEENNWIEEFSPRNNVVEFDPSASQTCSISGHDSIWFNAPLSESAQMLVKSVGDVTTVSPQVMNTEADTHAVEDSAKCRPECITDIDSSFLTNKFQRSILVSNEHIIKAEQHVITPQTPSEEKSEVGFDEILLDKKIDSAGKVVATQCTTSEELTSSSGNVSKACLVAGEPLEVVQNEEPLDNASTRNSSLDDRGCAVNKEIEVSSKFLSCNTHHGPSGLSTNNADIVTGKLDDPLFAEKNVEECYEGDISERSESLQSETKQNETNYNLYGDCKVTDQHFQGHPLNYHVCDVKASSESVSPTDSLILPNEGSSKTVFFKNSDALLEDIAHQVKVSNKDLSTGDKSSTCTKEAHSSSVEGDGTENVGELCDVAEGRTDFSHCVHEYISKDDSRNPDSQSTEESKMISFEEGNLATSRTVIDDNCSELRNYSDMAVKVEFSSLMKTETRMTGVDGDNECRVDPSNLNDTDSTQTENSTEGECLKTISEEPTGKSDASENAIHKESCAALSDDAENELCCRNPNKLAPASDTSPSVAELNKDNVVHSAEKENTVLLIDTSGTALKECSTIIKNAEFCSFDIQRNGTVMESDKNSIMDQAGVSDLTSGGMKLLSPVDSTILQQSHSEVEAMVEQMETTASSTVASCCNEKGVCLSSLSVIGCNTDTQISRQPIAVPGSDTNDPSVKNFSDGLGITNSDELCVASSAGMSSLVAQQSTEGKDANLTATNNCDKLRSTETEENNLLRFTLSESNPEARLVDHDGGNLSSSEPNCGSPTVISCNEHTLEETGLIESNRSSQDPAAPASTKDSSRSKCTVQDSQVSETLKDDGNFTFVVQPDANLSQKDSTKDLTPFSNMQSFKLPQMSEEISQGCPGQSIKESTSTISKMTLEDKRKQVSAFATRKIGISKGDAKEKSEEKQGKGRKKAPYDTSSVPDRSTRSKTHMEDIQHRLFVETNTTKSSCSPSVQASNLPDLNTSVPSALFLQPFTDLQQVQLRAQIFVYGSLIQGVLPDQACMVPAFGGTVDGGRSLWEQVWHSAAQRLYNHKSPNSSGTHLHCHSEQGISCTPFQSKVLNSPASWRDSKVPNSSTQSSNVSLQSAFHSHAGGTHLDSSQSLSPLHPYQTSQIRQYLTNSTPWLSQSSHPASWFFSPQSLPIDSSSYNSPIPVAETVQVTTVTDSSIPHTSNMQLTSSGSLLPNQGANSVSAALIVPSETESREATPAITKNSSVSEKSRKRKKVSASKGPVPKISVSQLQGVSASSPFINLPNSAELSLYSNSSSTVTSAGHVSAASYPITMPYYQILGSSHTQQRGIVIKEACNQIEQSKLQAENASAYAASAVRHSQVIWEQMAIQRKSCLALEVEQKLASAAVAATAAASVAKAAAEVAKVASEAAVQAKLMADETLNSLNTGTTQISEICLDIRKNLLTSTPVLIPKSQDKIHGSCSIISTAREATRKRAEAASATIKRAENLEAILKCAEMAAEAVSQAGTVITMGDPFPSSICDLVEAGPEGHWKLCCATIKKRIETNDVQVGENLHLDVAGDLEIITVQSTDHHGRQKISVMEEMTPNNKKMILENNYEGCNLENGSQTIPTFRAASEPMQGSNIQKGSLVEVVADEDGLRGAWFSAQVLDVKDGKAYVCYKDLLSDEGHEKLKEWIPLESKSDQRPRIRVAHPVIVTKSEGTRKRQREVAGNCTWAVGDRVDALLRDGWWEGIVTEKSRDDESKLTVHFPAGGDSSIVRSWNLRPSLIWKDGQWIEWSQAKERGDTPYGKHAKLGHFNSANKSETGEEGMTTLSSNIRTDDSRKLEELRPLNLSAKDLTFSVGSNVGEDNNTDVFKVRRAGLQKDGSKVVFGVPKPGKKRKFMEVSKHYNTDKIEKTIEVSDSIKFAKYLMPQASHSWRNTSKVDVKGRGITNLNRRGPKSLRSQNVQSRSAMDKSVTAVAILNGGESSLGTSFSNEEIKNSVETGSFSHALKKVELAVIEPPLQFVPGVLSLEKKSSAEAEMGEKEKENDLPSVDKLSRSDIKGSEIPGKGSADVVEPRRSNRRIQPTSRLLEGLQSSLIVSKSPLDRGGKSLHRGVSASRAGQNHG, encoded by the exons ATGGattgtgatgatgatgattttcAAAGTCAGAATTTTCAACTAATTGGAGAGGACAATGATGTTTTTCCTCAAAGCATACAGCCATATGCTCCGCCAAAATTTGATATAGATGATCATTTTCAGGCTCACCTAAGGCTTGATAGTTTAGCCGAAACAGGGCTTTTGCTTGGCATTCAAAGTGAAGAGAACAATTGGATTGAAGAGTTTTCACCAAGAAACAATGTTGTAGAATTTGACCCAAGTGCCTCTCAAACTTGCTCCATTTCTGGGCATGACAGTATCTGGTTCAATGCTCCATTATCTGAATCTGCACAGATGTTAGTGAAATCTGTTGGAGATGTCACGACAGTAAGCCCACAAGTTATGAATACAGAGGCAGATACGCATGCAGTAGAAGATTCTGCCAAATGCAGGCCAGAGTGTATCACAGACATTGATTCAAGCTTTTTGACCAATAAATTCCAAAGGAGTATTTTGGTGTCAAATGAACACATAATTAAGGCTGAGCAACATGTAATTACTCCTCAAACCCCCAGTGAGGAAAAATCAGAAGTGGGCTTCGATGAGATTTTGTTAGATAAAAAAATTGACTCTGCTGGGAAGGTGGTTGCTACACAATGCACCACTAGTGaggaattaacttcatcatctggTAATGTATCTAAAGCATGTTTAGTTGCTGGTGAGCCTCTTGAGGTGGTTCAGAATGAGGAACCATTGGATAATGCATCCACCAGGAATAGTTCACTTGATGATCGTGGATGTGCTGTAAACAAGGAGATTGAAGTAAGTTCAAAATTTCTTTCTTGCAATACTCATCATGGTCCTTCTGGTTTGTCTACTAATAATGCTGATATTGTCACTGGGAAGCTGGATGATCCATTATTCGCTGAGAAAAACGTGGAAGAATGCTATGAGGGTGACATTAGTGAGAGATCAGAATCTTTGCAATCTGAAACGAAGCAGAATGaaacaaattataatttatatggtGATTGCAAAGTGACTGATCAACATTTTCAAGGCCATCCACTTAATTATCATGTTTGTGATGTGAAAGCTTCTTCTGAATCGGTTTCACCTACAGATTCTCTAATCCTTCCAAATGAAGGATCCAGTAAAACTGTGTTCTTTAAGAACTCTGATGCACTGCTCGAAGATATTGCTCACCAGGTAAAAGTTTCAAACAAAGACTTAAGTACAGGGGATAAAAGTTCAACCTGCACAAAGGAGGCACATTCCTCGTCTGTGGAAGGAGATGGAACTGAAAATGTTGGTGAGCTATGTGATGTTGCAGAAGGGCGTACGGATTTTAGCCATTGTGtacatgaatatatatcaaaagatGATAGTCGCAACCCAGATTCTCAATCAACTGAAGAAAGTAAAATGATTAGTTTTGAAGAAGGAAATCTTGCTACATCCAGGACAGTTATTGATGACAACTGTAGTGAACTGAGAAATTATTCAGACATGGCAGTTAAGGTAGAGTTTTCAAGTCTGATGAAAACTGAAACAAGGATGACCGGAGTTGATGGTGATAATGAATGCAGAGTTGATCCTTCAAATTTGAATGACACCGACTCTACTCAAACAGAAAATAGCACTGAAGGTGAATGCTTAAAAACTATTTCTGAAGAACCCACTGGTAAGTCGGATGCTTCAGAAAATGCTATTCACAAAGAATCTTGTGCTGCTTTATCAGATGATGCAGAAAATGAGCTCTGTTGTCGGAATCCTAACAAGTTGGCTCCAGCATCTGACACAAGTCCTTCAGTCGCTGAACTGAACAAGGACAATGTAGTTCATTCAGCGGAAAAGGAGAACACAGTACTATTGATTGATACGAGTGGCACAGCTTTGAAGGAATGCTCTACTATAATTAAGAATGCAGAATTTTGCTCATTTGACATCCAAAGAAATGGTACAGTGATGGAATCAGACAAGAATTCCATCATGGACCAAGCAGGAG TTAGTGATCTTACCTCAGGAGGTATGAAGTTGCTGTCCCCTGTTGATTCAACAATTCTCCAGCAGTCACATTCTGAAGTTGAAGCGATGGTAGAACAGATGGAAACGACAGCGTCATCTACAGTTGCTTCATGTTGCAATGAGAAGGGTGTCTGCCTCTCTTCCTTGTCAGTTATAGGTTGTAACACAGATACCCAGATATCGAGACAACCAATAGCAGTGCCTGGTTCAGATACCAATGATCCCTCAGTAAAGAATTTTTCAGATGGCTTGG GAATTACCAACAGTGATGAGCTTTGCGTCGCTTCGTCAGCTGGGATGTCTTCTCTTGTTGCTCAGCAAAGCACAGAAGGGAAAGATGCTAACTTAACAGCAACAAACAATTGTGACAAACTGAGATCCACTGAAACTGAAG AAAACAACCTTCTTCGGTTCACTTTGTCTGAAAGTAATCCTGAGGCCCGCTTAGTGGATCATGATGGTGGCAATCTAAGTTCATCTGAACCAAATTGTGGTTCACCAACTGTCATTAGTTGCAATGAGCATACCCTAGAAGAAACAGGACTTATAGAAAGCAATAGATCATCACAAGATCCTGCAGCTCCTGCTTCAACAAAAGATTCTAGTAGGTCTAAATGCACCGTTCAAGATTCTCAAGTGAGTGAGACATTGAAAGATGATGGGAACTTTACATTTGTAGTTCAGCCAGATGCAAATCTTTCCCAAAAGGACAGCACCAAGGATCTGACACCCTTCTCGAATATGCAGTCCTTCAAACTGCCTCAG ATGTCTGAGGAGATTTCTCAGGGATGTCCTGGTCAATCTATAAAAGAGAGTACTAGCACTATTAGCAAGATGACTTTAGAAGACAAAAGAAAGCAAGTTTCTGCTTTTGCAACTAGAAAGATAGGCATTTCAAAAGGTGATGCTAAAGAAAAGTCAGAAGAAAAACAAGGTAAAGGAAGGAAAAAGGCCCCATACGATACCTCATCTGTCCCTGATAGATCCACAAGAAGCAAAACCCATATGGAGGATATACAGCATCGTCTCTTTGTTGAGACCAATACTACAAAATCGTCCTGTTCTCCAAGTGTTCAAGCATCCAATCTACCAGATTTAAACACGTCAGTACCCTCTGCTCTGTTTCTCCAGCCTTTCACAGATTTGCAACAAGTACAGTTGCGTGCTCAGATTTTTGTGTATGGATCACTCAT CCAAGGTGTCCTTCCCGATCAGGCTTGTATGGTACCAGCCTTTGGGGGAACTG TAGATGGAGGAAGGAGCTTATGGGAGCAAGTGTGGCATTCTGCTGCACAAAGGCTTTATAACCATAAATCTCCCAATAGTTCTGGCACACATTTGCATTGTCATTCAG AACAAGGGATCAGCTGCACCCCATTTCAGAGCAAGGTTCTGAATTCCCCTGCTAGCTGGAGGGACAGCAAGGTCCCAAATTCATCAACACAAAGTTCCAATGTGTCTTTGCAGTCAGCTTTCCACTCTCATGCAGGAGGCACCCACTTGGACTCCAGTCAATCTCTGTCACCATTGCATCCCTATCAAACTTCTCAGATCAGGCAATATTTGACCAACTCCACACCTTGGTTATCTCAGAGCTCTCACCCGGCTTCATGGTTTTTTTCACCACAAAGTTTACCTATTGATTCTAGTTCATATAACTCTCCAATACCTGTTGCTGAAACAGTTCAAGTAACAACTGTTACAGACTCTTCTATACCTCATACCTCAAACATGCAACTCACTTCCTCTGGTTCCTTACTGCCTAATCAGGGTGCCAACAGTGTTTCGGCAGCATTAATTGTGCCAAGTGAGACAGAAAGTAGAGAAGCAACTCCTgcaattactaagaattcatccgTTAGTGAAAAGtccaggaagaggaagaaggtttCTGCATCGAAGGGGCCTGTGCCAAAAATTTCTGTTTCTCAACTCCAAGGAGTATCtgcttcttctccttttattaaTCTGCCTAATTCTGCAGAACTTTCTTTATATTCTAATTCTTCAAGTACTGTTACATCTGCTGGTCATGTTTCAGCTGCCTCTTACCCCATTACTATGCCTTACTACCAAATATTAGGCAGTAGTCATACTCAACAGAGGGGCATCGTCATCAAAGAGGCTTGCAATCAAATTGAGCAGTCGAAGCTGCAAGCTGAAAATGCTTCTGCTTATGCTGCTTCTGCTGTCAGGCACAGCCAAGTTATTTGGGAACAGATGGCTATTCAAAGAAAATCATGCCTTGCATTAGAAGTCGAACAGAAACTTGCATCTGCAGCTGTTGCAGCGACGGCAGCTGCTTCTGTTGCAAAGGCAGCTGCTGAAGTTGCTAAGGTTGCATCTGAGGCTGCAGTACAGGCTAAATTGATGGCAGATGAGACTTTAAATTCTCTTAATACAGGAACCACTCAAATTTCTGAAATCTGCCTTGACATCAGGAAGAATCTGTTGACATCAACTCCTGTTCTAATCCCTAAGAGCCAGGATAAGATCCATGGTTCTTGTTCAATCATTTCTACTGCACGAGAGGCCACCAGAAAGAGGGCTGAAGCAGCTTCTGCTACTATAAAGCGAGCAGAGAACTTGGAAGCCATACTGAAATGTGCAGAAATGGCTGCAGAAGCTGTATCACAAGCTGGAACAGTCATTACAATGGGGGATCCCTTTCCATCCTCAATATGTGATTTAGTAGAAGCAGGTCCTGAAGGTCATTGGaaactttgttgtgcaactataaaAAAGAGAATTGAAACAAATGATGTACAGGTTGGAGAAAATCTCCATTTAGATGTGGCTGGTGATCTTGAGATAATTACAGTACAATCAACTGACCATCACGGGAGGCAGAAAATTTCTGTTATGGAGGAAATGACTCCCAATAATAAGAAAATGATTTTAGAGAATAATTATGAAG GATGTAATCTAGAAAATGGATCACAAACTATTCCGACTTTTAGAGCTGCAAGCGAACCTATGCAAGGAAGTAACATTCAGAAAGGTTCACTTGTTGAG GTTGTAGCTGATGAAGATGGTCTTAGAGGAGCTTGGTTTTCTGCGCAGGTTCTTGATGTCAAAGATGGTAAAGCATATGTGTGCTACAAAGATCTTCTTTCTGATGAAG GCCATGAGAAGCTTAAGGAGTGGATACCACTTGAATCCAAAAGTGATCAACGACCTAGAATACGTGTAGCACATCCTGTAATTGTGACTAAATCTGAAGGAACAAGGAAGCGACAGAGAGAGGTTGCAGGCAATTGCACTTGGGCAGTTGGAGACAGGGTAGATGCATTGTTACGTGATGG TTGGTGGGAAGGGATTGTCACTGAGAAGAGTCGAGATGATGAAAGCAAGTTAACTGTCCATTTTCCAG CTGGTGGTGATTCGTCAATTGTTAGATCTTGGAATCTACGACCATCACTTATCTGGAAGGATGGCCAATGGATAGAATGGTCCCAAGCTAAAGAAAGA GGTGATACACCATATGGGAAACATGCAAAACTAGGCCATTTCAATTCCGCAAACAAGTCAGAAACAGGTGAGGAAGGAATGACAACTTTGTCAAGTAACATTCGCACAGATGATTCGAGGAAGCTGGAAGAGTTAAGGCCACTTAATTTGTCAGCAAAAGATTTAACATTTTCTGTTGGAAGCAATGTGGGTGAGGATAATAACACTGATGTGTTTAAGGTAAGACGAGCTGGCCTTCAGAAAGATGGTTCTAAGGTGGTATTTGGTGTTCCTAAGCCtgggaagaaaagaaaatttatggAAGTAAGCAAACACTACAACACAGATAAGATTGAAAAGACAATTGAAGTGAGTGATTCTATAAAATTTGCAAAATATTTGATGCCACAAGCATCCCACTCTTGGAGAAATACCTCAAAAGTTGACGTTAAAGGAAGAGGGATCACTAACTTGAACAGAAGGGGCCCAAAGTCCTTGAGGTCTCAGAATGTTCAGTCTAGGAGTGCCATGGATAAGTCTGTCACCGCTGTAGCAATCTTAAATGGGGGCGAAAGCAGTCTTGGAACTTCTTTTAGCAACGAAGAGATAAAGAACTCAGTGGAAACTGGTTCTTTTTCACATGCTCTTAAAAAGGTAGAATTGGCAGTGATAGAGCCTCCTTTGCAATTTGTACCTGGTGTCCTGTCACTCGAGAAGAAATCTTCAGCTGAGGCTGAGATgggggagaaagaaaaggaaaatgatTTACCTTCTGTCGATAAGTTGTCCAGATCTGATATTAAGGGTTCTGAAATTCCTGGAAAAGGATCTGCTGATGTTGTTGAACCCCGGAGATCCAATCGTAGAATTCAGCCAACTTCAAGA TTACTGGAAGGATTGCAAAGCTCTCTGATTGTATCAAAGAGTCCACTTGATAGAGGTGGCAAGTCTTTACATAGAGGTGTATCAGCTTCAAGAG CAGGTCAGAATCATGGATGA